One Methylobacterium sp. AMS5 genomic region harbors:
- a CDS encoding exodeoxyribonuclease VII large subunit: MRHHRFPAWRDTPPHQPHSGGDAPLRARHDRGSALEPDSLSADVHELRDVIGWLRQRLRGEHSVRACVLTVEAAGPDSYLLLLGEAQASLSYDPPRLKVRLDAPELVLIRAEHGVDFDPADLVNRTIAVQLRTGLRQRFGRGAGVQAKLMALLSLGQIPLEADIERECTLQRLRLERGRFGPDNWVEPEDLHHVALVVSEHGEARRDVEHVLQSLEAAGLLRLHRVWANFEGAGAERTLVEAFTRVRSLHAEYGLSATLVCRGGGPIEAFRPLNSYAIAHAATADRVPNLIVGLGHAGTPRTALDAVAARSEPTPTAAAMLVRHLVERTGLRAERALAAFEAAIEEDLGAASRIALARATTAFDMALQDLVTAAEARLRQLDRAVEQSLLLGLSAAVGGITRKEPDADPVEVDPPGDTEDDALLSEALVLVIATETGCIFTSAQDLSAGLPLLLQFPDGAVPVRVTPFTSTTH, encoded by the coding sequence ATGCGACATCACCGATTCCCCGCCTGGAGGGACACGCCGCCACACCAGCCTCATTCCGGCGGCGACGCGCCACTGCGCGCCCGTCACGACCGCGGCAGCGCGCTCGAACCCGACTCACTCTCCGCCGACGTGCACGAACTGCGCGACGTGATCGGCTGGCTGCGCCAGCGGCTGCGCGGCGAACACAGCGTGCGGGCCTGCGTCCTCACGGTCGAGGCCGCCGGTCCCGACAGCTATCTCCTCTTGCTCGGCGAAGCGCAGGCGAGCCTGAGCTACGATCCACCGCGCCTGAAGGTCCGTCTCGATGCCCCCGAGCTCGTCCTAATCCGAGCGGAGCATGGCGTTGACTTCGATCCGGCCGACCTCGTCAACCGTACCATCGCGGTTCAGTTACGCACCGGCCTGCGTCAGCGGTTCGGCCGCGGAGCCGGCGTTCAAGCCAAGCTCATGGCCCTGCTCTCGCTCGGGCAGATCCCGCTCGAAGCAGACATTGAGCGCGAGTGCACGCTGCAGCGGCTGAGGCTCGAGCGGGGCCGCTTCGGGCCGGACAACTGGGTCGAGCCGGAGGATCTCCATCATGTTGCGCTCGTCGTCTCAGAGCATGGCGAGGCGCGGCGCGACGTCGAGCACGTGCTGCAGTCGCTCGAAGCGGCAGGTCTCCTCCGCCTCCACCGGGTGTGGGCCAACTTCGAGGGTGCCGGGGCCGAGCGCACGTTGGTCGAAGCGTTTACCCGCGTCAGGAGCCTGCATGCCGAGTATGGACTGTCGGCGACCTTGGTCTGCCGCGGCGGTGGGCCGATCGAAGCATTCCGTCCGCTCAACAGCTACGCGATCGCGCATGCTGCGACAGCAGATCGGGTGCCGAACCTGATCGTCGGCCTCGGCCATGCCGGCACGCCGCGCACCGCCCTCGATGCAGTGGCGGCGCGCTCCGAGCCGACTCCGACGGCGGCGGCGATGCTGGTGCGCCACCTCGTCGAGCGCACCGGGCTCCGGGCCGAGCGCGCGCTCGCCGCTTTTGAGGCTGCGATCGAGGAGGATCTCGGGGCGGCTAGCCGCATCGCCCTGGCACGAGCCACGACCGCCTTCGACATGGCGCTGCAAGATCTCGTCACCGCGGCCGAAGCACGACTGCGACAGCTCGATCGGGCCGTCGAGCAGAGCCTACTGCTGGGATTGAGCGCGGCAGTCGGCGGGATCACGCGGAAAGAACCGGATGCCGATCCCGTCGAGGTGGATCCTCCCGGTGACACCGAGGACGACGCCCTCCTAAGCGAGGCCCTGGTGCTGGTGATCGCGACCGAGACGGGCTGCATCTTCACCAGCGCCCAGGATCTCTCAGCGGGCCTGCCGCTGCTGCTGCAATTCCCGGACGGCGCCGTACCCGTCCGGGTCACACCCTTCACTTCAACCACTCACTAA